A portion of the Gossypium arboreum isolate Shixiya-1 chromosome 8, ASM2569848v2, whole genome shotgun sequence genome contains these proteins:
- the LOC108469076 gene encoding outer envelope protein 80, chloroplastic-like isoform X1, whose translation MSTGSLIAVTSLPVCLWPLTRGMVSDWCFNCAGKVVNLKRLDEVINSINGWYMECGLFGLVSGVDIFSGGIIRLQVAEAEVNNISIRFLDRKTGEPTKRKKGQVYSMLQGKRDVDTVSTMGLMTDVSIIPQPAGDAGKVDLVMNVVERPSGGFSAGGGISSWITSGPLSGLIGSFAYSYRNLFGRNQKLNISLKRGQIDSIFRINYTDPWIEGDDKRTSRTIIIQGCMGHGC comes from the exons ATGTCCACCGGATCATTGATAGCGGTTACTTCTCTTCCTGTATGCCTGTGGCCGTTGACACGCGGGATGGTATCAGATTGGTGTTTCAA CTGTGCAGGAAAAGTGGTAAATCTCAAGCGCTTGGATGAAGTAATTAATTCCATCAATGGATGGTATATGGAATGTGGTCTTTTTGGCTTG GTTTCTGGAGTTGATATTTTTTCTGGAGGTATTATAAGGTTACAAGTTGCAGAAGCTGAGGTCAACAATATATCCATACGCTTCCTTGATCGAAAGAC TGGTGAACCAACTAAACGGAAGAAGGGACAG GTGTATAGTATGCTTCAAGGGAAAAGAGATGTGGATACAGTGTCAACTATGGGTCTTATGACAGATGTCAGTATCATTCCTCAACCAGCTGGAG ATGCTGGTAAAGTTGATTTGGTAATGAATGTTGTTGAACGTCCGAGTGGTGGTTTTTCTGCTGGTGGTGGAATATCAAGCTG GATTACAAGTGGCCCTTTATCAGGACTTATTGGAAG CTTTGCATATTCTTATAGAAATTTGTTTGGAAGAAACCAAAAGCTTAATATTTCCTTAAAGAGGGGCCAAATCGACTCTATATTCCGCATTAACTATACAGACCCATGGATTGAAGGAGATGATAAGAGGACATCTAGAACAATAATTATCCAG GGATGCATGGGACATGGCTGCTGA
- the LOC108469076 gene encoding outer envelope protein 80, chloroplastic-like isoform X2 produces MECGLFGLVSGVDIFSGGIIRLQVAEAEVNNISIRFLDRKTGEPTKRKKGQVYSMLQGKRDVDTVSTMGLMTDVSIIPQPAGDAGKVDLVMNVVERPSGGFSAGGGISSWITSGPLSGLIGSFAYSYRNLFGRNQKLNISLKRGQIDSIFRINYTDPWIEGDDKRTSRTIIIQGCMGHGC; encoded by the exons ATGGAATGTGGTCTTTTTGGCTTG GTTTCTGGAGTTGATATTTTTTCTGGAGGTATTATAAGGTTACAAGTTGCAGAAGCTGAGGTCAACAATATATCCATACGCTTCCTTGATCGAAAGAC TGGTGAACCAACTAAACGGAAGAAGGGACAG GTGTATAGTATGCTTCAAGGGAAAAGAGATGTGGATACAGTGTCAACTATGGGTCTTATGACAGATGTCAGTATCATTCCTCAACCAGCTGGAG ATGCTGGTAAAGTTGATTTGGTAATGAATGTTGTTGAACGTCCGAGTGGTGGTTTTTCTGCTGGTGGTGGAATATCAAGCTG GATTACAAGTGGCCCTTTATCAGGACTTATTGGAAG CTTTGCATATTCTTATAGAAATTTGTTTGGAAGAAACCAAAAGCTTAATATTTCCTTAAAGAGGGGCCAAATCGACTCTATATTCCGCATTAACTATACAGACCCATGGATTGAAGGAGATGATAAGAGGACATCTAGAACAATAATTATCCAG GGATGCATGGGACATGGCTGCTGA
- the LOC108469881 gene encoding lon protease homolog 2, peroxisomal isoform X2: MAESVELPGRLAILPFRNKVLLPGAFIRIRCTSHSSVKLVEQELWQREEKGLIGILPVRDAAEMTSMDSVLSQGVGSESGERSSKVQISTSDNHKVDGKSHPEVIHWHKRGVAARALHLSRGVEKPSGRVTYIVVLEGLCRFNVEELSTRGPYCTAKISSLEMTKAEMEQVEQDPDFVTLSRQFKATAMELISLLEQKQKTGGRIKVLLETLPLHKLADIFVASFEMSLEEQLSMLDSVDPKVRLSKATELVDRHLQSIRVAEKITQKVEGQLSKSQKEFLLRQQMRAIKEELGDNDDDEDDLAALERKMQSAGMPSNIWKHAQRELRRLKKMQPQQPGYNSSRVYLELLADLPWQKASEEQELDLKAAKDRLDCDHYGLAKVKQRIIEYLAVRKLKPDARGPVLCFVGPPGVGKTSLASSIAAALGRKFVRISLGGVKDEADIRGHRRTYIGSMPGRLIDGLKRVGVCNPVMLLDEIDKTGSDVRGDPASALLEVLDPEQNKSFNDHYLNVPYDLSKVIFVATANRVQPIPPPLLDRMEVIELPGYTAEEKLRIAMQHLIPRVLDQHGLNSEYLQIPEAMVKLVIQRYTREAGVRNLERNWAALARAAAVRVAEQDQAVSVSKDVHKLASPLLDNRLAEGAEMEMEVLPMGVNNNEISTAFKISSRLVVDEAMLEKILGPPRFDDREAADRVATPGVSVGLVWTNFGGEVQFVEATAMIGNGELHLTGQLGDVIKESAKIALTWVRARAADLKLAPAEEKNVLQGRDIHIHFPAGAVPKDGPSAGVTLVTALVSLFSQKCVRADTAMTGEMTLRGLVLPVGGIKDKILAAHRHGIKRVILPERNLKDLVEVPASVLSNLEILLAKRMEDVLEQAFDGVSPWRQLSKL; encoded by the exons ATGGCGGAATCGGTGGAGCTGCCAGGTCGTTTAGCGATTCTTCCGTTCAGAAACAAAGTTTTATTGCCTGGTGCCTTTATTCGGATTCGCTGCACTTCACATAGCAG TGTGAAATTGGTGGAGCAAGAGTTATGGCAGCGAGAAGAGAAAGGATTAATTGGGATTCTTCCAGTGCGAGATGCTGCTGAGATGACTTCAATGGATTCTGTGTTATCTCAAG GTGTAGGAAGTGAATCTGGAGAGCGGAGCTCAAAAGTTCAGATTAGCACATCAGATAATCACAAGGTTGATGGGAAAAGCCACCCTGAAGTTATTCATTGGCATAAAAG GGGTGTGGCTGCACGTGCTTTGCATCTGTCAAGAGGAGTGGAGAAACCGAGTGGGAGGGTCACGTACATTGTGGTCCTTGAAGGTTTATGCAGATTCAATGTAGAGGAACTTAGCACACGAGGACCTTACTGCACTGCAAAGATATCTTCACTTGAGATGACTAAGGCTG AGATGGAGCAAGTGGAACAAGATCCAGATTTTGTAACATTGTCTCGACAATTCAAAGCAACTGCTATGGAGCTTATTTCTCTTCTTGAGCAG AAACAAAAAACTGGTGGAAGGATAAAAGTTCTTTTGGAGACACTTCCTCTTCACAAATTGGCTGATATATTTGTTGCTAGCTTTGAGATGAGTCTTGAAGAGCAGCTCTCTATGTTGGATTCTGTTGATCCTAAAGTAAGGCTTTCAAAAGCTACTGAGTTAGTTGACAGGCATCTACAG TCAATACGTGTAGCAGAGAAGATTACACAAAAGGTTGAAGGGCAATTGTCAAAATCACAGAAGGAGTTTCTTTTGCGACAACAG ATGAGGGCCATAAAAGAGGAGCTTGGAGACAATGATGATGATGAGGATGATTTGGCTGCCTTGGAAAGAAAGATGCAGAGTGCGGGGATGCCTTCAAATATCTGGAAGCATGCACAGAGGGAGTTGAG GAGGCTTAAGAAAATGCAACCGCAACAACCTGGATACAATAGTTCACGTGTCTACTTGGAGCTTCTTGCTGATCTGCCTTGGCAAAAGGCCAGTGAAGAACAGGAATTGGACCTGAAGGCAGCAAAAGACCGTCTGGACTGTGACCATTACGGTTTAGCCAAGGTCAAGCAACGGATAATCGAATATCTGGCTGTTCGGAAG CTTAAGCCAGATGCAAGGGGTCCAGTTCTGTGCTTTGTTGGCCCACCAGGTGTTGGGAAAACATCATTAGCATCATCGATCGCTGCTGCTTTGGGAAGAAAATTTGTGCGCATATCTTTGGGTGGTGTCAAGGATGAGGCTGATATCCGAGGGCATAGGAGAACATATATTGGAAGTATGCCTGGGCGTCTTATTGATGGGTTAAAG AGAGTAGGTGTTTGCAACCCAGTCATGCTATTGGACGAGATTGACAAGACAGGTTCTGATGTGCGTGGTGATCCAGCTTCAGCTCTACTGGAGGTTCTTGATCCGGAGCAGAATAAATCTTTCAACGATCA CTATTTAAATGTGCCATATGACCTTTCAAAGGTGATTTTTGTGGCTACTGCAAATAGGGTGCAGCCTATTCCTCCTCCACTCTTGGACAGGATGGAAGTCATTGAGCTGCCTGGATATACAGCTGAAGAAAAGCTAAGAATAGCCATGCAACATTTGATTCCACGAGTTTTGGATCAGCATGGATTGAATTCTGAGTACCTTCAAATTCCGGAG GCCATGGTTAAACTTGTTATACAGAGGTACACCAGGGAAGCTGGTGTCCGGAATCTCGAGAGGAACTGGGCTGCTTTGGCTCGCGCTGCTGCTGTAAGAGTTGCTGAGCAAGACCAGGCTGTCTCAGTTAGCAAAGATGTTCATAAGCTAGCTTCTCCTCTGCTGGATAACAGGCTTGCTGAGGGAGCTGAGATGGAAATGGAAGTCCTTCCAATGGGTGTGAATAATAATGAGATATCAACTGCATTCAAAATTTCCTCACGTTTAGTTGTTGATGAGGCTATGCTGGAAAAAATATTGGGC CCTCCTAGGTTTGATGACCGAGAAGCTGCAGATCGTGTTGCCACTCCCGGAGTATCTGTTGGGCTTGTTTGGACCAATTTCGGAGGAGAGGTTCAGTTTGTGGAGGCTACGGCAATGATTGGAAATGGTGAACTACATCTTACTGGGCAACTTGGTGATGTTATTAAAGAATCTGCTAAAATAGCATTGACATGG GTGAGAGCCAGGGCAGCAGATCTTAAGTTGGCACCTGCAGAGGAAAAAAATGTGCTGCAGGGTAGAGATATTCATATACATTTTCCAGCTGGGGCTGTACCAAAGGATGGGCCATCAGCCGGTGTGACGCTTGTAACGGCACTGGTTTCTTTGTTTAGTCAGAAATGTGTAAGAGCCGATACCGCAATGACTGGAGAAATGACACTGAGAGGTCTTGTGTTACCTGTCGGTGGTATTAAGGATAAG ATACTAGCAGCACACCGTCATGGTATCAAGAGAGTTATTCTACCAGAGAGAAATCTAAAGGACTTAGTTGAAGTACCTGCGTCTGTGCTTTCCAACCTAGAG ATTCTGCTGGCCAAGCGAATGGAAGATGTGTTGGAGCAGGCGTTTGATGGGGTATCCCCATGGAGACAACTCTCAAAATTATGA
- the LOC108469881 gene encoding lon protease homolog 2, peroxisomal isoform X1: MAESVELPGRLAILPFRNKVLLPGAFIRIRCTSHSRFPFLFVLFWCSVKLVEQELWQREEKGLIGILPVRDAAEMTSMDSVLSQGVGSESGERSSKVQISTSDNHKVDGKSHPEVIHWHKRGVAARALHLSRGVEKPSGRVTYIVVLEGLCRFNVEELSTRGPYCTAKISSLEMTKAEMEQVEQDPDFVTLSRQFKATAMELISLLEQKQKTGGRIKVLLETLPLHKLADIFVASFEMSLEEQLSMLDSVDPKVRLSKATELVDRHLQSIRVAEKITQKVEGQLSKSQKEFLLRQQMRAIKEELGDNDDDEDDLAALERKMQSAGMPSNIWKHAQRELRRLKKMQPQQPGYNSSRVYLELLADLPWQKASEEQELDLKAAKDRLDCDHYGLAKVKQRIIEYLAVRKLKPDARGPVLCFVGPPGVGKTSLASSIAAALGRKFVRISLGGVKDEADIRGHRRTYIGSMPGRLIDGLKRVGVCNPVMLLDEIDKTGSDVRGDPASALLEVLDPEQNKSFNDHYLNVPYDLSKVIFVATANRVQPIPPPLLDRMEVIELPGYTAEEKLRIAMQHLIPRVLDQHGLNSEYLQIPEAMVKLVIQRYTREAGVRNLERNWAALARAAAVRVAEQDQAVSVSKDVHKLASPLLDNRLAEGAEMEMEVLPMGVNNNEISTAFKISSRLVVDEAMLEKILGPPRFDDREAADRVATPGVSVGLVWTNFGGEVQFVEATAMIGNGELHLTGQLGDVIKESAKIALTWVRARAADLKLAPAEEKNVLQGRDIHIHFPAGAVPKDGPSAGVTLVTALVSLFSQKCVRADTAMTGEMTLRGLVLPVGGIKDKILAAHRHGIKRVILPERNLKDLVEVPASVLSNLEILLAKRMEDVLEQAFDGVSPWRQLSKL, encoded by the exons ATGGCGGAATCGGTGGAGCTGCCAGGTCGTTTAGCGATTCTTCCGTTCAGAAACAAAGTTTTATTGCCTGGTGCCTTTATTCGGATTCGCTGCACTTCACATAGCAGgtttccttttctttttgttctcTTTTGG TGCAGTGTGAAATTGGTGGAGCAAGAGTTATGGCAGCGAGAAGAGAAAGGATTAATTGGGATTCTTCCAGTGCGAGATGCTGCTGAGATGACTTCAATGGATTCTGTGTTATCTCAAG GTGTAGGAAGTGAATCTGGAGAGCGGAGCTCAAAAGTTCAGATTAGCACATCAGATAATCACAAGGTTGATGGGAAAAGCCACCCTGAAGTTATTCATTGGCATAAAAG GGGTGTGGCTGCACGTGCTTTGCATCTGTCAAGAGGAGTGGAGAAACCGAGTGGGAGGGTCACGTACATTGTGGTCCTTGAAGGTTTATGCAGATTCAATGTAGAGGAACTTAGCACACGAGGACCTTACTGCACTGCAAAGATATCTTCACTTGAGATGACTAAGGCTG AGATGGAGCAAGTGGAACAAGATCCAGATTTTGTAACATTGTCTCGACAATTCAAAGCAACTGCTATGGAGCTTATTTCTCTTCTTGAGCAG AAACAAAAAACTGGTGGAAGGATAAAAGTTCTTTTGGAGACACTTCCTCTTCACAAATTGGCTGATATATTTGTTGCTAGCTTTGAGATGAGTCTTGAAGAGCAGCTCTCTATGTTGGATTCTGTTGATCCTAAAGTAAGGCTTTCAAAAGCTACTGAGTTAGTTGACAGGCATCTACAG TCAATACGTGTAGCAGAGAAGATTACACAAAAGGTTGAAGGGCAATTGTCAAAATCACAGAAGGAGTTTCTTTTGCGACAACAG ATGAGGGCCATAAAAGAGGAGCTTGGAGACAATGATGATGATGAGGATGATTTGGCTGCCTTGGAAAGAAAGATGCAGAGTGCGGGGATGCCTTCAAATATCTGGAAGCATGCACAGAGGGAGTTGAG GAGGCTTAAGAAAATGCAACCGCAACAACCTGGATACAATAGTTCACGTGTCTACTTGGAGCTTCTTGCTGATCTGCCTTGGCAAAAGGCCAGTGAAGAACAGGAATTGGACCTGAAGGCAGCAAAAGACCGTCTGGACTGTGACCATTACGGTTTAGCCAAGGTCAAGCAACGGATAATCGAATATCTGGCTGTTCGGAAG CTTAAGCCAGATGCAAGGGGTCCAGTTCTGTGCTTTGTTGGCCCACCAGGTGTTGGGAAAACATCATTAGCATCATCGATCGCTGCTGCTTTGGGAAGAAAATTTGTGCGCATATCTTTGGGTGGTGTCAAGGATGAGGCTGATATCCGAGGGCATAGGAGAACATATATTGGAAGTATGCCTGGGCGTCTTATTGATGGGTTAAAG AGAGTAGGTGTTTGCAACCCAGTCATGCTATTGGACGAGATTGACAAGACAGGTTCTGATGTGCGTGGTGATCCAGCTTCAGCTCTACTGGAGGTTCTTGATCCGGAGCAGAATAAATCTTTCAACGATCA CTATTTAAATGTGCCATATGACCTTTCAAAGGTGATTTTTGTGGCTACTGCAAATAGGGTGCAGCCTATTCCTCCTCCACTCTTGGACAGGATGGAAGTCATTGAGCTGCCTGGATATACAGCTGAAGAAAAGCTAAGAATAGCCATGCAACATTTGATTCCACGAGTTTTGGATCAGCATGGATTGAATTCTGAGTACCTTCAAATTCCGGAG GCCATGGTTAAACTTGTTATACAGAGGTACACCAGGGAAGCTGGTGTCCGGAATCTCGAGAGGAACTGGGCTGCTTTGGCTCGCGCTGCTGCTGTAAGAGTTGCTGAGCAAGACCAGGCTGTCTCAGTTAGCAAAGATGTTCATAAGCTAGCTTCTCCTCTGCTGGATAACAGGCTTGCTGAGGGAGCTGAGATGGAAATGGAAGTCCTTCCAATGGGTGTGAATAATAATGAGATATCAACTGCATTCAAAATTTCCTCACGTTTAGTTGTTGATGAGGCTATGCTGGAAAAAATATTGGGC CCTCCTAGGTTTGATGACCGAGAAGCTGCAGATCGTGTTGCCACTCCCGGAGTATCTGTTGGGCTTGTTTGGACCAATTTCGGAGGAGAGGTTCAGTTTGTGGAGGCTACGGCAATGATTGGAAATGGTGAACTACATCTTACTGGGCAACTTGGTGATGTTATTAAAGAATCTGCTAAAATAGCATTGACATGG GTGAGAGCCAGGGCAGCAGATCTTAAGTTGGCACCTGCAGAGGAAAAAAATGTGCTGCAGGGTAGAGATATTCATATACATTTTCCAGCTGGGGCTGTACCAAAGGATGGGCCATCAGCCGGTGTGACGCTTGTAACGGCACTGGTTTCTTTGTTTAGTCAGAAATGTGTAAGAGCCGATACCGCAATGACTGGAGAAATGACACTGAGAGGTCTTGTGTTACCTGTCGGTGGTATTAAGGATAAG ATACTAGCAGCACACCGTCATGGTATCAAGAGAGTTATTCTACCAGAGAGAAATCTAAAGGACTTAGTTGAAGTACCTGCGTCTGTGCTTTCCAACCTAGAG ATTCTGCTGGCCAAGCGAATGGAAGATGTGTTGGAGCAGGCGTTTGATGGGGTATCCCCATGGAGACAACTCTCAAAATTATGA
- the LOC108469881 gene encoding lon protease homolog 2, peroxisomal isoform X3 produces the protein MTSMDSVLSQGVGSESGERSSKVQISTSDNHKVDGKSHPEVIHWHKRGVAARALHLSRGVEKPSGRVTYIVVLEGLCRFNVEELSTRGPYCTAKISSLEMTKAEMEQVEQDPDFVTLSRQFKATAMELISLLEQKQKTGGRIKVLLETLPLHKLADIFVASFEMSLEEQLSMLDSVDPKVRLSKATELVDRHLQSIRVAEKITQKVEGQLSKSQKEFLLRQQMRAIKEELGDNDDDEDDLAALERKMQSAGMPSNIWKHAQRELRRLKKMQPQQPGYNSSRVYLELLADLPWQKASEEQELDLKAAKDRLDCDHYGLAKVKQRIIEYLAVRKLKPDARGPVLCFVGPPGVGKTSLASSIAAALGRKFVRISLGGVKDEADIRGHRRTYIGSMPGRLIDGLKRVGVCNPVMLLDEIDKTGSDVRGDPASALLEVLDPEQNKSFNDHYLNVPYDLSKVIFVATANRVQPIPPPLLDRMEVIELPGYTAEEKLRIAMQHLIPRVLDQHGLNSEYLQIPEAMVKLVIQRYTREAGVRNLERNWAALARAAAVRVAEQDQAVSVSKDVHKLASPLLDNRLAEGAEMEMEVLPMGVNNNEISTAFKISSRLVVDEAMLEKILGPPRFDDREAADRVATPGVSVGLVWTNFGGEVQFVEATAMIGNGELHLTGQLGDVIKESAKIALTWVRARAADLKLAPAEEKNVLQGRDIHIHFPAGAVPKDGPSAGVTLVTALVSLFSQKCVRADTAMTGEMTLRGLVLPVGGIKDKILAAHRHGIKRVILPERNLKDLVEVPASVLSNLEILLAKRMEDVLEQAFDGVSPWRQLSKL, from the exons ATGACTTCAATGGATTCTGTGTTATCTCAAG GTGTAGGAAGTGAATCTGGAGAGCGGAGCTCAAAAGTTCAGATTAGCACATCAGATAATCACAAGGTTGATGGGAAAAGCCACCCTGAAGTTATTCATTGGCATAAAAG GGGTGTGGCTGCACGTGCTTTGCATCTGTCAAGAGGAGTGGAGAAACCGAGTGGGAGGGTCACGTACATTGTGGTCCTTGAAGGTTTATGCAGATTCAATGTAGAGGAACTTAGCACACGAGGACCTTACTGCACTGCAAAGATATCTTCACTTGAGATGACTAAGGCTG AGATGGAGCAAGTGGAACAAGATCCAGATTTTGTAACATTGTCTCGACAATTCAAAGCAACTGCTATGGAGCTTATTTCTCTTCTTGAGCAG AAACAAAAAACTGGTGGAAGGATAAAAGTTCTTTTGGAGACACTTCCTCTTCACAAATTGGCTGATATATTTGTTGCTAGCTTTGAGATGAGTCTTGAAGAGCAGCTCTCTATGTTGGATTCTGTTGATCCTAAAGTAAGGCTTTCAAAAGCTACTGAGTTAGTTGACAGGCATCTACAG TCAATACGTGTAGCAGAGAAGATTACACAAAAGGTTGAAGGGCAATTGTCAAAATCACAGAAGGAGTTTCTTTTGCGACAACAG ATGAGGGCCATAAAAGAGGAGCTTGGAGACAATGATGATGATGAGGATGATTTGGCTGCCTTGGAAAGAAAGATGCAGAGTGCGGGGATGCCTTCAAATATCTGGAAGCATGCACAGAGGGAGTTGAG GAGGCTTAAGAAAATGCAACCGCAACAACCTGGATACAATAGTTCACGTGTCTACTTGGAGCTTCTTGCTGATCTGCCTTGGCAAAAGGCCAGTGAAGAACAGGAATTGGACCTGAAGGCAGCAAAAGACCGTCTGGACTGTGACCATTACGGTTTAGCCAAGGTCAAGCAACGGATAATCGAATATCTGGCTGTTCGGAAG CTTAAGCCAGATGCAAGGGGTCCAGTTCTGTGCTTTGTTGGCCCACCAGGTGTTGGGAAAACATCATTAGCATCATCGATCGCTGCTGCTTTGGGAAGAAAATTTGTGCGCATATCTTTGGGTGGTGTCAAGGATGAGGCTGATATCCGAGGGCATAGGAGAACATATATTGGAAGTATGCCTGGGCGTCTTATTGATGGGTTAAAG AGAGTAGGTGTTTGCAACCCAGTCATGCTATTGGACGAGATTGACAAGACAGGTTCTGATGTGCGTGGTGATCCAGCTTCAGCTCTACTGGAGGTTCTTGATCCGGAGCAGAATAAATCTTTCAACGATCA CTATTTAAATGTGCCATATGACCTTTCAAAGGTGATTTTTGTGGCTACTGCAAATAGGGTGCAGCCTATTCCTCCTCCACTCTTGGACAGGATGGAAGTCATTGAGCTGCCTGGATATACAGCTGAAGAAAAGCTAAGAATAGCCATGCAACATTTGATTCCACGAGTTTTGGATCAGCATGGATTGAATTCTGAGTACCTTCAAATTCCGGAG GCCATGGTTAAACTTGTTATACAGAGGTACACCAGGGAAGCTGGTGTCCGGAATCTCGAGAGGAACTGGGCTGCTTTGGCTCGCGCTGCTGCTGTAAGAGTTGCTGAGCAAGACCAGGCTGTCTCAGTTAGCAAAGATGTTCATAAGCTAGCTTCTCCTCTGCTGGATAACAGGCTTGCTGAGGGAGCTGAGATGGAAATGGAAGTCCTTCCAATGGGTGTGAATAATAATGAGATATCAACTGCATTCAAAATTTCCTCACGTTTAGTTGTTGATGAGGCTATGCTGGAAAAAATATTGGGC CCTCCTAGGTTTGATGACCGAGAAGCTGCAGATCGTGTTGCCACTCCCGGAGTATCTGTTGGGCTTGTTTGGACCAATTTCGGAGGAGAGGTTCAGTTTGTGGAGGCTACGGCAATGATTGGAAATGGTGAACTACATCTTACTGGGCAACTTGGTGATGTTATTAAAGAATCTGCTAAAATAGCATTGACATGG GTGAGAGCCAGGGCAGCAGATCTTAAGTTGGCACCTGCAGAGGAAAAAAATGTGCTGCAGGGTAGAGATATTCATATACATTTTCCAGCTGGGGCTGTACCAAAGGATGGGCCATCAGCCGGTGTGACGCTTGTAACGGCACTGGTTTCTTTGTTTAGTCAGAAATGTGTAAGAGCCGATACCGCAATGACTGGAGAAATGACACTGAGAGGTCTTGTGTTACCTGTCGGTGGTATTAAGGATAAG ATACTAGCAGCACACCGTCATGGTATCAAGAGAGTTATTCTACCAGAGAGAAATCTAAAGGACTTAGTTGAAGTACCTGCGTCTGTGCTTTCCAACCTAGAG ATTCTGCTGGCCAAGCGAATGGAAGATGTGTTGGAGCAGGCGTTTGATGGGGTATCCCCATGGAGACAACTCTCAAAATTATGA